In Alteromonas naphthalenivorans, one DNA window encodes the following:
- a CDS encoding acyl-CoA thioesterase has product MPESLLPWRYQSPFIKSWQIDASHLDHYNHVNNVAYLTQVEALAWAHSNSLGLQFSDYQSLNRAMVIKRHELDYHLPSHEGDNLQCATWIVSCDNKLTLKRHFQFICERRQKTVFEALTTFVCVSLDSGAPKRLPEPFKEIYGNACIESSLQLQSTGEI; this is encoded by the coding sequence ATGCCAGAGTCTTTATTACCATGGCGATATCAATCGCCCTTTATCAAATCTTGGCAAATAGATGCTAGTCACTTAGATCACTATAACCACGTTAATAATGTGGCTTACTTAACCCAAGTAGAAGCATTGGCGTGGGCCCATTCAAATTCACTCGGATTGCAGTTTTCTGACTATCAGTCGCTCAACCGCGCCATGGTGATTAAACGCCATGAACTTGATTACCACCTGCCCTCTCACGAAGGTGACAATCTACAATGCGCAACGTGGATTGTGAGTTGTGATAACAAGCTAACCCTAAAACGACACTTTCAATTTATTTGTGAGCGCAGACAAAAAACCGTATTTGAAGCACTAACCACTTTTGTTTGCGTTAGCCTAGATAGTGGCGCACCCAAGCGTTTGCCCGAACCCTTTAAGGAAATTTATGGTAATGCATGCATTGAATCTAGCCTTCAACTGCAAAGCACGGGGGAAATATAA
- a CDS encoding FFLEELY motif protein: MPQNIVKHIHRVNALRDLALKVGIMDSIHELQHWQCERLLVSHDDLAKQARYQKAMQFFVDELYGPKDFSQRDADLIRVIPKLAKVLPDKAMNAMNDALALNALSFDLDMQMVHQLKGAPLNRDSYALAYRNTGRQQDRQRQLDIIAHLGDQLGDVIKIRGIGMLISLSRRPAKLAGLLSLHELLENGFHSFKAIGDVQSFIHPVLEREEALMHVLFDESVPLPEDNPLPIVSTNLTA, encoded by the coding sequence GTGCCACAGAATATCGTTAAGCATATACACAGAGTGAATGCGCTTCGAGACCTAGCGCTTAAAGTGGGTATTATGGATAGTATTCACGAACTTCAGCACTGGCAATGCGAGCGCCTGCTGGTGTCTCACGATGATTTAGCCAAACAAGCGCGTTATCAAAAAGCCATGCAATTTTTTGTAGATGAACTGTATGGCCCAAAAGATTTCAGCCAGCGTGACGCTGATTTAATCCGCGTTATCCCTAAGCTTGCTAAAGTGCTTCCTGACAAAGCTATGAACGCTATGAACGATGCGTTGGCACTTAACGCCCTGTCATTCGATTTAGATATGCAGATGGTCCATCAACTCAAAGGGGCACCACTAAATCGTGACAGTTACGCCCTAGCCTACCGCAATACGGGCCGGCAGCAAGACAGGCAACGCCAACTCGATATTATTGCGCACCTTGGCGATCAACTCGGCGATGTGATTAAAATTCGCGGGATTGGTATGTTAATTAGCTTATCAAGACGCCCCGCCAAACTAGCTGGACTGCTGTCGCTGCACGAACTACTAGAAAATGGCTTTCACTCATTTAAAGCCATCGGCGATGTGCAAAGCTTTATTCATCCTGTACTTGAACGAGAAGAAGCACTGATGCATGTGTTGTTTGATGAGTCAGTCCCCTTGCCAGAAGATAACCCGCTTCCTATCGTTTCTACTAATTTAACAGCCTGA
- a CDS encoding ATP-binding protein: protein MTSIRRFLILTLTSALVLIVFSAALHGYRATIGISTTLLDNELTALSSAVASFNGGSPGKDHALLFQIWQDDKLIKSSSKVLKAPLSDFKDGFSEKNALGTRWRVHTSYVKDDGSWYMVAQPLSNRFTLADALTVASITPFIVSVPLLVVILFLGITWGLAPLKQLSRKLAKRTGNNFSTIALDREPSELKPVVSTLNSMFSRLSAAFEREQQFASNAAHELRTPLSVMKINIHNIAEELGDSGKLLETLQRDTDRMIDAVNQFLLLTRTSPETFVEQKEAVNLHFVAQEVISDLYGKIETKQQEISLEGDEIWLNSVHFMLYTLLQNLITNASNYSPEGAQIVVRIEQLASNVVLSVADSGPGIPISERASVLKRFNRAAQAKTTTGSGLGLAIVLQIAALHNANVVLDDAKIGGLEVKVEFENELLL from the coding sequence GTGACGTCGATTCGTCGCTTTCTTATTTTAACTCTTACCAGTGCTTTAGTCCTTATTGTCTTCAGTGCGGCGCTCCACGGCTATCGTGCCACAATAGGTATATCAACTACGCTACTAGACAATGAACTCACCGCGTTAAGTAGTGCCGTTGCTTCGTTCAATGGTGGCTCACCAGGTAAAGATCACGCTTTGTTATTTCAAATCTGGCAGGACGATAAGCTGATAAAAAGTTCAAGCAAAGTGTTAAAGGCCCCACTCTCTGACTTTAAAGACGGTTTCTCAGAAAAAAATGCTCTTGGAACACGATGGCGTGTGCATACCTCTTATGTAAAAGATGATGGCTCTTGGTACATGGTGGCGCAACCATTGAGTAATCGCTTTACGTTAGCAGATGCATTAACCGTTGCTTCCATTACTCCTTTTATTGTCAGTGTTCCCCTTCTTGTCGTAATTTTGTTTTTAGGAATAACCTGGGGGCTTGCCCCCCTAAAACAGCTTTCTCGAAAATTGGCTAAACGAACAGGTAATAACTTTTCTACCATTGCACTTGATAGAGAACCCAGTGAACTTAAACCTGTTGTTTCTACGCTCAACTCAATGTTTTCTCGACTAAGTGCTGCGTTTGAAAGAGAACAGCAGTTTGCGTCCAACGCCGCACATGAACTGCGTACACCGCTAAGTGTGATGAAAATCAATATTCACAATATTGCTGAAGAATTAGGAGATAGCGGTAAACTACTTGAAACGCTTCAACGCGACACCGATCGGATGATTGACGCGGTGAATCAATTTTTGTTACTGACACGTACCAGTCCGGAGACATTTGTAGAACAAAAAGAGGCAGTTAATCTGCACTTTGTTGCGCAAGAAGTGATTAGCGATCTATATGGAAAAATTGAAACCAAACAGCAAGAGATATCCTTAGAAGGCGATGAGATTTGGTTAAACAGCGTACATTTTATGTTGTACACCTTATTGCAAAATCTTATTACCAACGCCAGTAATTATTCCCCTGAAGGGGCACAAATTGTTGTTCGAATTGAACAACTCGCATCAAACGTAGTTTTGAGTGTCGCGGACTCGGGTCCTGGCATACCAATAAGTGAACGAGCCAGCGTATTAAAGCGATTTAACCGCGCAGCACAAGCTAAGACGACAACAGGCAGCGGCCTTGGTTTGGCCATAGTATTGCAAATTGCTGCTCTGCATAATGCCAATGTTGTGCTTGATGATGCTAAGATCGGAGGCCTTGAAGTGAAGGTGGAGTTTGAAAATGAACTCTTACTTTAA
- a CDS encoding elongation factor P hydroxylase, producing the protein MGNEIDPDVPALITLFNSTFTDFQTKLVLGDDEPVYLPANEDIPYHRIVFAHGFFSSALHEIAHWCVAGEKRRLLEDYGYWYCPDGRDAKQQAEFESVEIKPQAIEWAFSEAAGRQFQVSTDNLNGAEPDRKGFTKNVEAQLAWYKNNGFPPRAARFIDALKKHTEINGSAVTQ; encoded by the coding sequence GTGGGGAATGAGATAGACCCTGACGTACCTGCGCTAATTACTTTGTTTAACAGCACCTTTACCGACTTTCAAACGAAGCTGGTATTAGGTGACGACGAGCCTGTTTATCTTCCCGCCAATGAAGATATTCCCTATCATCGTATTGTATTTGCCCACGGCTTCTTTTCCAGCGCGCTGCATGAAATTGCCCACTGGTGTGTGGCGGGTGAGAAACGTCGTTTACTTGAAGATTACGGTTATTGGTATTGCCCTGATGGGCGAGATGCCAAGCAGCAAGCTGAATTTGAAAGTGTAGAGATTAAGCCGCAAGCTATTGAGTGGGCGTTTAGCGAAGCTGCAGGGCGCCAATTTCAAGTGAGTACCGATAATTTAAATGGTGCAGAGCCCGATAGAAAAGGTTTCACTAAAAATGTAGAAGCCCAGTTAGCGTGGTATAAAAACAATGGCTTCCCCCCAAGGGCGGCACGCTTTATCGATGCTTTAAAAAAACACACAGAAATTAACGGGAGCGCAGTAACCCAATGA
- a CDS encoding flavin reductase family protein: MQQVKPAWRDGYYRAQVEAVRNLSSDMLEVILTPEKAWPSHIAGQHIALTIEVNGRLTTRVFTVVCGASFHRETKNIRLITKVNNEGALTPALSSITPNTWVNISAPKGNFTLPNTDKPVLMVAGGSRITPFIAMLEDAIENNLIHRAPVHLLYFAKPNEHVLQSELLALQKRANNFTFAVLTRQKDGDVKDYLSHFADAHWLVCGPNAMYEQVHEVAKLVRAPLDSEHFASLPTVNIESLSEKETFSLVHNGQHLSVNNQKSLLSQLQEAKQPVTYGCGMGICHQCQCVKKRGVVRDTRTGELSDSAEQLIQLCVSQAVTDLEIQL; this comes from the coding sequence ATGCAGCAGGTTAAACCTGCGTGGCGAGATGGCTATTACAGAGCGCAAGTTGAAGCTGTCAGAAATCTTAGTTCTGACATGCTGGAAGTTATTCTAACGCCCGAAAAAGCATGGCCTAGTCATATTGCAGGGCAACATATCGCGCTAACCATTGAAGTGAATGGAAGGCTTACTACCCGCGTATTTACCGTTGTTTGCGGGGCAAGCTTTCACCGCGAGACGAAAAATATTCGGCTTATCACTAAGGTCAATAACGAAGGTGCACTTACTCCGGCTCTTTCCTCGATAACACCCAATACATGGGTGAATATTTCGGCGCCTAAGGGGAATTTCACCTTACCTAATACCGATAAACCCGTACTTATGGTTGCTGGCGGTTCACGCATAACGCCGTTTATCGCTATGCTTGAAGACGCCATTGAAAATAACCTAATACACCGCGCACCTGTTCATCTGCTTTACTTTGCAAAGCCCAACGAGCACGTGTTGCAAAGCGAATTACTAGCACTTCAAAAACGCGCCAACAACTTTACTTTTGCCGTGTTAACTCGACAAAAAGATGGCGATGTAAAGGATTACCTATCCCACTTTGCTGATGCCCACTGGTTGGTGTGTGGCCCTAATGCGATGTACGAACAGGTTCACGAAGTAGCAAAACTGGTGAGGGCACCGTTAGACAGTGAACATTTTGCCTCATTGCCCACTGTGAACATTGAAAGTCTGAGCGAAAAAGAAACCTTTTCTTTGGTGCACAACGGCCAGCATTTATCGGTGAATAATCAGAAATCTCTGCTTTCGCAGCTTCAAGAAGCGAAGCAGCCTGTAACGTATGGCTGCGGTATGGGTATTTGCCATCAATGCCAATGTGTGAAAAAGCGGGGCGTAGTGCGAGATACCCGCACCGGCGAGCTGTCTGATAGTGCCGAGCAACTTATTCAGCTATGTGTATCGCAAGCCGTAACCGATTTGGAGATTCAACTATGA
- a CDS encoding DMT family transporter, translating to MWIVYALLATFFFGLRGILYQWTSQKNLNRDLLLFGVFCIGFIISVVGVLLLNQRWYGWADVAVGIGLGFGSFAANAVLHKGFSVGKASLISVLAGLTPLFVLIFAFLIWNETLTSIQLIGFVIIFCGLCILRYSSDISIDNLKGAQWGLLAALCFTFTDLMGKQSTLLEADVFATLTSMFGFGSFLFAMRWLAKRKKFIGSQYSEKTNWSEIKTFSCGLIVGVANVSGMVAIISAFSIGNTGLVSAISGMNILLILLYSHIVLKETFSRQEVLGLTAAFVGVIVLRLN from the coding sequence ATGTGGATTGTTTATGCGTTGCTCGCAACATTTTTCTTTGGTTTGCGAGGGATCTTGTATCAATGGACATCGCAGAAAAACTTAAATCGCGATCTACTACTATTTGGTGTTTTCTGTATAGGTTTTATCATCAGCGTAGTAGGGGTACTGTTGTTAAATCAACGATGGTACGGCTGGGCAGATGTCGCTGTTGGTATAGGGCTAGGCTTTGGATCTTTTGCCGCTAATGCTGTTTTACACAAAGGGTTTTCAGTAGGAAAAGCATCACTCATCAGCGTTCTAGCAGGGTTGACGCCTTTGTTTGTCCTCATCTTTGCCTTTTTAATTTGGAATGAGACGTTAACATCTATTCAATTAATTGGGTTTGTTATTATTTTTTGTGGCCTTTGTATTCTTAGATATTCTTCAGATATCTCTATTGATAATTTAAAAGGGGCGCAATGGGGGCTACTTGCTGCATTGTGTTTTACGTTTACAGATTTAATGGGTAAACAGTCCACACTTTTAGAGGCAGATGTTTTTGCGACGTTAACGTCTATGTTCGGCTTTGGAAGTTTTCTTTTTGCCATGAGATGGTTAGCAAAGCGTAAGAAATTTATAGGGTCTCAATATTCAGAGAAAACTAATTGGTCGGAAATAAAAACCTTTTCTTGCGGACTGATAGTAGGGGTCGCAAATGTAAGTGGAATGGTTGCAATAATATCCGCTTTTTCTATTGGTAATACCGGGTTAGTTTCCGCAATTTCAGGAATGAATATTTTACTTATTCTCCTTTATTCTCATATTGTTTTGAAAGAAACATTTAGCCGTCAAGAAGTGCTAGGCTTAACCGCTGCTTTTGTCGGTGTTATCGTGCTTAGATTGAATTAA
- a CDS encoding retropepsin-like aspartic protease family protein: MNKGLLACLFVVLAASLLLNGYLFLSLNQAVEIAATNKASLIQSSANLNSYKDVPATDKRNAETNSDVYDGSKRELQVTNNYIHELTLLLNSGNYALLKQQLNSALQQFPTDESLLLLEAELIVRTQPLSDALIHFHDLAELPFSPASKAKVEKRIANLYDTAQNELSASGQWDLLANLNEPLFQRVPDNRQYILQLAEAYARQQKVTLMEDVLASLSYNDSQANAIRNIAYSESNLDDPNSTDERGARNKLLGNDVTRVALVRDGDQYRVGVKALNQQADMVLDTGATTTAITTDLFSRLGGLRRLTFIGNFDVNTASGTISAPLVQIPTFYFAGFRFDDVSALVLPVDALPSADGLLGMNILGKFDFSISPQDSELTLKVREESNVPD; this comes from the coding sequence ATGAACAAAGGGTTGTTAGCGTGTTTATTTGTGGTGCTTGCTGCATCTTTGCTGTTAAACGGCTACCTGTTTCTTTCGTTGAACCAAGCGGTAGAAATAGCGGCGACGAACAAAGCGTCGCTTATTCAATCTTCAGCCAACCTAAATAGCTATAAAGACGTGCCCGCTACAGATAAACGTAATGCGGAAACTAACAGTGATGTGTACGACGGGTCAAAAAGAGAACTTCAAGTCACCAATAACTACATTCATGAACTAACCCTACTGTTAAACAGCGGTAATTACGCTTTACTCAAGCAACAATTAAATAGCGCACTACAACAATTTCCCACCGATGAAAGCTTATTGTTGCTTGAGGCTGAATTAATTGTAAGAACACAGCCGCTATCAGATGCGCTTATACACTTTCATGATTTAGCAGAATTGCCGTTTTCGCCAGCCAGCAAAGCCAAGGTTGAAAAGCGAATTGCCAACCTTTACGACACTGCTCAAAACGAGCTTTCCGCTAGCGGTCAATGGGACTTACTGGCAAACTTAAATGAACCCTTATTTCAGCGGGTGCCTGATAACAGGCAGTATATTCTTCAACTTGCTGAGGCTTATGCCAGGCAACAGAAAGTGACGCTGATGGAAGATGTACTGGCAAGCCTTTCTTATAACGATAGCCAAGCCAATGCGATACGGAATATCGCGTACAGTGAAAGTAATCTTGATGACCCGAATAGTACTGACGAGCGCGGTGCTCGCAACAAACTACTTGGAAACGATGTTACCCGCGTAGCACTTGTACGAGACGGCGATCAGTACCGTGTGGGAGTAAAAGCCCTTAATCAACAAGCTGACATGGTGCTAGATACCGGTGCCACCACAACCGCCATCACCACAGATTTATTCAGCCGCTTAGGTGGGCTACGTCGCCTTACTTTTATTGGTAATTTTGATGTAAACACTGCCTCTGGCACCATCAGTGCGCCGTTGGTACAAATCCCTACTTTTTATTTTGCAGGCTTCCGTTTTGATGATGTTTCAGCGCTAGTGCTCCCCGTCGATGCGTTGCCTAGCGCAGATGGGCTGTTAGGCATGAATATTTTAGGTAAATTCGACTTTTCCATTAGCCCCCAAGATAGCGAGCTTACCTTAAAAGTACGAGAAGAAAGCAATGTCCCAGATTAG
- a CDS encoding FlgO family outer membrane protein, translating into MFGLIQLASYKRSASNAPKIAGYCTVRCTFRCILRNTSRVLSVGLILAIVGGCQSSDDAKAQMSQSDPLAVPALGNVEYHTYILANELFADLRPSRQARYAVAGFVPVDTMKYNKNDQHPLMMLGHQLEQGMMTEATKRGFTTQEFKLSNDIIVNDESDRVLTRNIDQLSDIERVDFYITGTLVYQQSGAVVNARIINVRNKDVVAAATRFFPAEIFWEEERVTSRNGRLYRTEGGR; encoded by the coding sequence ATGTTCGGTTTAATTCAACTTGCGAGTTACAAGCGTAGCGCTAGTAACGCACCCAAAATAGCAGGGTACTGCACGGTGCGCTGTACCTTTCGCTGTATCTTGCGCAACACTTCGCGAGTGCTGTCTGTCGGACTCATACTTGCCATTGTTGGTGGTTGCCAATCGTCGGACGATGCCAAAGCCCAAATGTCACAGTCTGATCCCTTAGCGGTTCCTGCCCTTGGGAATGTTGAATATCACACCTACATTTTAGCCAATGAGCTGTTTGCCGATTTGAGACCTTCTAGGCAAGCGCGCTATGCCGTGGCGGGATTTGTGCCTGTTGATACCATGAAATACAACAAGAATGATCAACATCCATTGATGATGTTAGGGCATCAATTAGAGCAGGGTATGATGACCGAAGCCACAAAACGTGGTTTTACTACTCAAGAATTTAAGCTTTCGAACGATATAATTGTTAATGACGAAAGCGATAGAGTACTTACGCGCAATATCGACCAATTGTCCGATATTGAACGGGTCGATTTCTACATAACGGGTACCTTGGTTTACCAACAGTCTGGGGCTGTGGTTAACGCAAGAATTATCAACGTAAGAAATAAAGACGTGGTGGCGGCAGCTACCCGCTTTTTCCCGGCGGAGATTTTCTGGGAAGAAGAGCGAGTAACGAGCCGTAATGGTCGACTCTACAGAACTGAAGGTGGAAGGTAA
- a CDS encoding acyl-CoA desaturase: MLEAQLDAIKSEVKDKIGAEDAAYIRRIILIQRICEWSGRILLMLGFLQPLLWVAGVLSLAAAKILDNMEIGHNVMHGQYDWMNDSHINSKRYEWDIACDGASWNRVHNYEHHTYTNIIGKDRDFGYGLLRLSNDFRWRVKNLWQFATYILLSVMFQWGVSYHEMAAERVFFGKKKKNRKNQVTHSELKKHFFSKGARQLVKDYVLFPLLAGPLFLWVLSGNLIANLLRNLWTSTIIFCGHFTGDVETFKAEDCKNETRGQWYYRQALGSSNIKGGNLFHILTGHLSFQVEHHLFPDIPARRYREMAPKVQAVFKQHGMHYNTGSFWKQYTSVLKRIVRYSFP; this comes from the coding sequence ATGTTGGAAGCTCAGCTTGATGCAATAAAGTCGGAAGTAAAAGATAAAATAGGTGCTGAAGATGCAGCCTATATTCGACGTATTATTCTTATCCAGCGTATTTGTGAATGGAGTGGCCGTATATTATTAATGCTTGGTTTCTTACAACCTCTACTTTGGGTAGCTGGCGTACTAAGTTTAGCCGCAGCGAAAATACTGGATAACATGGAAATTGGCCATAACGTGATGCACGGACAATATGACTGGATGAACGACAGTCATATAAATTCAAAGCGCTATGAGTGGGATATTGCCTGCGATGGGGCAAGTTGGAACCGGGTGCACAACTACGAACATCACACCTACACCAATATTATTGGCAAGGATAGAGACTTTGGCTATGGCCTACTTCGCTTATCGAATGATTTTAGATGGCGGGTAAAAAACCTTTGGCAGTTCGCTACCTATATTTTGCTTAGCGTAATGTTTCAGTGGGGTGTGTCGTATCACGAGATGGCCGCAGAACGCGTATTCTTCGGCAAGAAGAAAAAAAACCGCAAAAACCAAGTAACCCATAGCGAGCTTAAAAAACACTTTTTCAGTAAAGGCGCACGTCAGTTGGTAAAAGATTATGTGCTCTTCCCCTTGCTGGCTGGCCCGCTGTTCTTATGGGTATTGTCAGGCAACCTTATTGCCAATTTGCTACGTAATTTATGGACATCTACCATCATCTTTTGCGGGCACTTTACCGGTGATGTGGAAACCTTTAAAGCAGAGGATTGCAAAAATGAGACACGCGGCCAGTGGTACTATCGTCAGGCCTTAGGCTCATCAAATATCAAGGGCGGAAATTTATTTCACATACTTACTGGGCATTTAAGCTTTCAGGTAGAACACCATTTATTTCCTGACATTCCCGCCAGACGATACCGAGAAATGGCTCCTAAAGTACAAGCCGTATTTAAACAGCACGGTATGCACTACAACACAGGCAGTTTTTGGAAGCAGTACACTAGCGTACTAAAACGCATTGTTCGCTACTCTTTTCCTTAA
- a CDS encoding response regulator transcription factor encodes MRILLVEDDKPLSNALKVSLRKANYTVDCVYDGASAISTLRPSQNDIVILDLGLPDQDGLIVLKSIRKTNPVLPVLILTARDKTSDKISGLDAGADDYLPKPFEIDELLARLRVLERRLGTSSESVITVQNVSLDTKHHTLTIDSDIVHLPRRELMLLKALIENAGRILSKHQLESKLYEWGEEVSSNTIEVHISNLRKKMPENFIRTIRGVGYCISNSGD; translated from the coding sequence ATGCGCATACTGTTAGTTGAAGACGATAAGCCTTTGTCCAACGCGCTTAAAGTTTCATTAAGAAAGGCAAACTATACTGTAGACTGTGTCTACGATGGTGCCAGCGCAATAAGTACACTTCGCCCATCGCAAAATGATATTGTCATTTTGGATCTAGGTCTACCAGACCAGGATGGATTAATCGTTCTCAAGAGTATTCGAAAAACTAATCCAGTACTGCCAGTCTTAATTCTGACCGCAAGAGACAAGACCTCTGACAAAATATCAGGGCTAGATGCGGGTGCAGACGATTACCTCCCCAAACCCTTTGAAATTGATGAGTTGCTGGCGCGCTTACGGGTTTTAGAGCGCAGATTAGGTACGTCTTCAGAAAGTGTGATCACTGTGCAGAACGTCAGCCTTGATACAAAGCACCATACATTGACTATTGATAGTGACATAGTACATCTTCCGCGTAGAGAGCTTATGCTTTTGAAAGCGCTAATTGAAAACGCGGGTCGCATATTGAGTAAGCATCAACTTGAGAGCAAACTCTATGAATGGGGTGAGGAAGTTTCAAGCAATACAATAGAAGTGCATATCAGCAATTTAAGAAAAAAGATGCCAGAAAACTTCATTCGAACCATTAGAGGCGTAGGGTATTGCATATCCAACTCTGGAGATTAA
- a CDS encoding ATP-NAD kinase family protein, with protein MNKPVFRLGVVVNPFAGIGGALALKGSDGADVREKALAMGAEKKANEKMAKALSIVEALSEQFTIVTAAGEMGEDVCASLGLPFEVVYKSASQQTEGEDTERAVQAFLNCNLDVILFAGGDGTARNVCKVVGEKVPVLGVPAGCKIHSGVYCVTPSAAGQVISQMIKGEIVSVMEGEVRDIDENAFRTGKVIAKHYGEMRVPAELTYVQAVKMGGKEDEALVLDDIAATISELMDDNPDTYFVMGSGSTVGAVMEFLGLENTLLGVDVVLDKTLVASDVTASELLSLTQGKPTQVVLTVIGGQGHILGRGNQQLSPDFIRAIGKQNMRVVATKQKLQSLGNKPLRLDSGDAELDASLQGAFTIITGYKDKVLYNAE; from the coding sequence ATGAACAAGCCGGTATTTCGATTAGGTGTGGTAGTTAACCCTTTTGCAGGTATAGGCGGCGCGCTTGCATTAAAAGGCAGTGACGGTGCCGATGTGCGTGAAAAGGCGTTAGCAATGGGCGCTGAAAAAAAAGCTAACGAAAAAATGGCTAAAGCGCTGTCTATAGTAGAGGCCTTGTCAGAACAGTTCACTATCGTTACCGCCGCTGGAGAAATGGGCGAAGACGTGTGTGCATCGTTAGGATTACCCTTTGAGGTGGTGTACAAGAGTGCATCGCAACAAACAGAAGGGGAAGATACCGAGCGTGCTGTACAGGCTTTCCTTAACTGTAATCTTGATGTTATTTTATTTGCTGGTGGCGATGGTACTGCCCGCAATGTGTGTAAAGTTGTGGGTGAAAAAGTGCCGGTGTTAGGTGTGCCGGCGGGATGTAAAATCCACTCGGGCGTGTACTGCGTGACTCCGTCTGCCGCAGGACAGGTCATTAGCCAAATGATCAAGGGCGAAATTGTCAGTGTGATGGAAGGCGAAGTGCGAGATATCGATGAAAACGCATTTCGAACCGGAAAAGTGATAGCAAAACACTATGGCGAGATGCGAGTGCCCGCCGAACTAACCTACGTGCAAGCCGTAAAAATGGGTGGTAAAGAGGACGAGGCGCTAGTCCTCGATGATATTGCCGCTACCATTAGCGAATTAATGGACGACAACCCAGACACCTATTTTGTTATGGGGTCGGGCTCTACCGTTGGCGCGGTTATGGAGTTTCTGGGTTTAGAAAATACCTTACTAGGTGTTGATGTAGTGCTGGATAAAACGCTTGTAGCTAGCGATGTAACTGCATCTGAATTGCTTTCGCTTACCCAAGGAAAGCCAACCCAAGTGGTATTAACCGTTATTGGTGGGCAAGGTCATATTTTGGGGCGTGGAAATCAGCAGCTTAGTCCAGACTTTATCCGCGCTATCGGCAAACAAAATATGCGGGTTGTTGCGACTAAACAGAAGTTACAATCGCTTGGTAACAAACCATTACGATTAGATTCTGGCGATGCTGAGTTAGATGCATCGCTACAAGGTGCGTTCACCATTATTACCGGTTACAAAGACAAGGTTCTTTATAACGCCGAATAG
- a CDS encoding cupredoxin domain-containing protein, giving the protein MNSYFKFSIGLFIGLLSFFSPRAFALTEVVIEIKDHLFYPQNVVVPAGKKVRLTFINFDDSPEEIDSFSLNREKVIFAKSKGSIYIGPLTQGEYPFFGEFHPNSAVGKVVVKEQEEKPDAH; this is encoded by the coding sequence ATGAACTCTTACTTTAAATTTTCTATTGGCCTTTTTATTGGCCTTTTATCATTTTTCTCTCCTCGTGCGTTTGCACTAACTGAAGTCGTGATAGAAATTAAAGATCATCTTTTTTACCCGCAGAATGTAGTGGTTCCAGCGGGGAAAAAGGTACGTCTTACTTTCATCAATTTCGACGATAGCCCCGAGGAAATAGACAGTTTTTCCCTTAACAGAGAAAAAGTGATTTTTGCCAAAAGCAAAGGCAGTATTTACATTGGACCGCTGACACAAGGTGAATATCCTTTCTTTGGAGAATTCCACCCTAACAGTGCAGTGGGCAAAGTAGTCGTAAAGGAACAAGAGGAGAAGCCTGATGCTCATTAA
- a CDS encoding YfcL family protein, giving the protein MLPPASAPQQVVNQIAAIEAALDDVVNHGSDDELFTASYLQGHFAVVSRQLEMQSSATMQQLDSDMAASLQAAFNNKELEGDDAAQVKRLWSRLFDQARS; this is encoded by the coding sequence GTGTTACCTCCGGCTTCAGCCCCCCAACAAGTAGTAAACCAAATTGCAGCGATAGAGGCTGCGTTAGATGATGTAGTTAATCATGGTAGTGACGATGAGCTGTTTACAGCCAGTTACTTACAAGGCCATTTCGCCGTGGTGTCTCGTCAGCTAGAAATGCAAAGCAGCGCAACTATGCAGCAACTAGATTCAGATATGGCAGCAAGCTTGCAAGCCGCATTTAACAACAAAGAACTAGAGGGCGATGATGCTGCGCAGGTTAAGCGCCTTTGGTCACGATTATTTGACCAGGCGCGCAGCTAA